A region from the Xenopus laevis strain J_2021 chromosome 4S, Xenopus_laevis_v10.1, whole genome shotgun sequence genome encodes:
- the LOC108704419 gene encoding E3 ubiquitin-protein ligase TRIM7: MASAADLREELSCSICLSIYTDPVSLPCDHNFCRGCIGRVLGTQEGSGAYSCPECRQEFKERPALPRNRTLGNIAEPFLSAQPEPGETGIPCTYCDSHVPAVKTCLHCEASLCNKHLRMHRKSSKHVLIEPTMHLVDKKCLVHDEPLKYYCWEESVCVCVSCCLVGEHRGHRVELLSEASEKKKETLRKVLEKLRPEREETEREAQRLQERRREVAEKAAGETERVTALFRDIREQLETLEKRLLSDISSQKEKLSLTLTDLIHQMEIKKDELSRKIRHIEELCNMADPLTVLQERESHGAADNEGGRKRHDIKVPAIGDLDVDLISETLLTGLAAIVTGVKGRIYGQEATDLLLDINTAGNYVSVSEDRKSAFFSLTAQRYPKTPERFQLVPQTLSSRSFPSGRHYWEVEVSESGEWKVGVAYPSIERRGARTCIGNNNKSWCLYRWDDDTYSVIHDSNWTHFPHIPPCRRIRISLDYEAGRLSFYALSEPIRHLHTFTATFTEPLHAAFCLNHGGAWVRILK; this comes from the coding sequence ATGGCGTCGGCTGCTGATCTAAGAGAagagctgagctgctccatctgcctgagcatttatactgatcctgtatccctgccgtgTGACCATAACTTTTGCCGGGGCTGTATTGGGAGGGTGCTGGGCACCCAGGAGGGATCTGGGGcttattcctgccctgaatgcagaCAGGAGTTTAAGGAGCGCCCTGCCCTGCCCAGGAACAGAACTCTGGGGAACATAGCAGAGCCATTCCTTTCTGCTCAGCCGGAGCCGGGGGAGACTGGGATTCCCTGCACCTACTGTGACTCCCATGTACCTGCTGTTAAAACTTGTCTGCACTGTGAAGCTTCTCTGTGTAATAAGCACCTGAGGATGCATAGAAAGTCATCAAAACACGTCCTAATAGAACCCACAATGCACCTGGTGGACAAGAAGTGCTTAGTCCACGATGAACCCCTGAAATATTACTGCTGGGAggagtctgtctgtgtctgtgtgtcctgctgtctggtcggagagcacaggggccacagggtggagctgctgagtgaggcctctgagaagaagaaagagacactgaggaaagtcctggagaaactgaggccagagagagaggagactgagagagaagcccagagactgcaggagcgcaggagagaagtggcagaaaaagcagccggtgagacagagagagtcactgccctgtttagagacatcagggaacagctggaaaccctagagaagcgactcctgagtgacatctccagccagaaagagaagctctcactcacactcactgatctgATCCACCagatggaaataaagaaggacgagctgtccaggaagatccgtcacattgaggagctgtgcaacatggcagatccactcactgtcctacaggaacgggaatcacatggagctgcagataatgaggggggcagaaagagacatgatataaaggtccctgctataggggatctggatgtggatctgatctcagagacattactcacaggcttagctgccattgTGACTGGAGTAAAGGGAaggatctatgggcaggaggctacagacctgttactggatataaacacggctggGAATTATGTATCTGTATCGGaggacaggaaatctgcttttTTCTCACTCACAGCCCagcgttatccaaaaaccccagagagatttcagttGGTGcctcagactttaagcagcaggagtttcccctcagggcgacattactgggaagtggaggtcagtgaatcaggggAGTGGaaggtaggggtggcctatcccagtatagagaggagaggggCCCGAACCTGTATTGggaataataacaagtcctggtgtttgtacaGATGGGATGATGATACCTATTCAGTGATACATGACAGTAACTGGACACATTTTCCCCACATCCCTCCCTGCAGAAGAATCAGGATCTCactggactatgaggccggacgtctgtccttttatgcgctgagtgagccaatcagacacttacacaccttcactgccacattcactgagcccctccatGCTGCATTCTGTCTTAATCATGGTGGTGCCTGGGTGAGAATTCTTAAATAA